From Candidatus Denitrolinea symbiosum:
TCGCCCGGGAAGCAGGCGAGGAAAAATACTACGCCATGCTGCTGGCGATGATCGGGATCATGATCGGGCTGGGATGCGCCAACGATCTGTTCAATCTGTGGATGTGGTTCGAGGCGATGGCCGTCTCTTCGTACCTGTTGGTGGCGTTCTACCGCGAACGTTCGGCCGCGCTCGAAGCGGGCGTGAAGTACCTCGTGCAAAGCGCGGCGGGATCGGCTCTGGTCCTGCTGGGAATTGCGCTGGTTTTGGCGAACACCGGCACATTGTCCCTGAACGCGATCCGGGAGACCGTCACGGCCATGCCCGCGCCGCCGTTGGGACTATCCCTGGCGGGCGCGCTGTTCGTGATCGGGTTCGGCGTGAAAGCCGCCTTTGTGCCTCTGCACACCTGGCTGCCCGACGCGCATTCGCAGGCGCCCAGCGGAATCAGCGCCATGCTGTCTGGCGTGGTGATTGAGGCCGGTTTGATTGCGATGCTGCGCGCCCTGTCCGCGCTCGGCGGATTTTCCGTGTCGTGGGGCGCGCTCCTGCTGGCGTTCGGCGCGTTGAACATGTTCTTTGGAAACCTGATGGCCCTGCGCCAGACTCAGATCAAACGGATGCTGGCGTATTCGAGCCTGAGTCACATGGGCTATATTTTGCTCGGCCTGGGATTTGCCTTGTACAACGGTCATCCGGCCGGCGCGCAGGGCGCAGCGTTCCATCTGTTCAACCACACCATCATGAAGGGACTGGCTTTTCTCGCGGTCGGCGCGTTGATGTACGCGCTGCTGGAGCAAAGCGGAATCCATCGTCCGCTTAAAGTGGACGATCTCGCCGGCGCGGCGCGCAAGTACCCCGTGGCGAGTCTGACCTTGAGCATCGCGTTGCTGGCGCTCGGCGGCCTGCCTCCGCTGGCGGGATTCATGTCCAAGTGGCAGATCTTCGTAGCGGGTTTTCAAGGCGGCAATCCCTGGTTGATGGGATTGGTCATCTTCGCGGCGTTGAACAGCGTCCTGTCCCTGGCGTATTACGCGCCCATCGTAAATATGCTGTATCG
This genomic window contains:
- a CDS encoding monovalent cation/H+ antiporter subunit D, which codes for MNAALITWMIALPLGASPLVYLAGRLGVHKAELNGRSALVRGLALLVLLGAWIVFILGWPGFLAGGARLPFAFESIDMQADGLSVLLAAMTLTLGTLVVLFSGPYIAREAGEEKYYAMLLAMIGIMIGLGCANDLFNLWMWFEAMAVSSYLLVAFYRERSAALEAGVKYLVQSAAGSALVLLGIALVLANTGTLSLNAIRETVTAMPAPPLGLSLAGALFVIGFGVKAAFVPLHTWLPDAHSQAPSGISAMLSGVVIEAGLIAMLRALSALGGFSVSWGALLLAFGALNMFFGNLMALRQTQIKRMLAYSSLSHMGYILLGLGFALYNGHPAGAQGAAFHLFNHTIMKGLAFLAVGALMYALLEQSGIHRPLKVDDLAGAARKYPVASLTLSIALLALGGLPPLAGFMSKWQIFVAGFQGGNPWLMGLVIFAALNSVLSLAYYAPIVNMLYRREPSEQVQRGAAIPVAMTIPLILLALTVVVIGLWPASMNWLTAPAAQAFLGMFGK